The following is a genomic window from Hallerella porci.
GCAAATTTTCATCGATACCGTTTATTTGCATCGCGCATCCGAACGCATCGATTTAGCGACTGCGTATCCGGACAATGAACCGTGGCTTGCCGGGAAGTCGAGTGAAGATTTTTTCGTAACCGAACTCGGCGGTTGGCCAAATTCTTCCGCGGAACCAGAAATTTATAATGCCTTAGACATTGTGCTAGTGCATCGCATTGAGAAAACCGCAGTCCTCGGCTATTCCATGCTTTTCAGCGGAAATTTCGGCGGCGGCTCGGGAAGTACAGTCGTCGTAGGAACGCATTACCGCGTGGATTCGCGGACTGAAAAAATGCAGACTTCCGAAGATATCGTCAACACAGCGATTCACGAAAGCGCGCACTTTTTGGGACTTCGCCATACGACGGCGACGACATCGGATATTATTTCCGAAGAAGATATGTCGAATTGCGAGGACGGAATTGACGACACGCCTTTCTGCGGAAATATTCTCAACATGAAACGCGCCGCTCAAGATTCGTTAGAAACGACGACGGATTATGAAATTTCAACTTGGGCAAGGCCGCGCCTTTTCTTCAAAGAAGTCGCCCATTGCCCCGACGAAAATAATCCGATGTTTCCCGCAGAAACTCTCGAAACGATTTCTTCATTTACTCCGGGACAGCTCGCTTACATTGCCCGCATGCTTTCCCTTTATCCGCATTAAAATGGTGGCATTTCTTTATGGCACTTCCGCATCAATTTTCTGAAAACGCAGCTTTAATCGCATTTGTCCTTTTGCCGAGTCCCGAATGGCCCGCAGAAATTTTGAGCAAACTCACTTCCGTTTTTGGAAACATTCGCCACTTAGGAAAGCTTTTCCCGTTTGATAAAACCGACTATTACACTCCCGAAATGGGAAGCGGACTTTTCCGCGGCGTTCTTTCGTTCGAAAATACGGTTGAACCGCAAAATATCGGCGTCGAAAAAGAAAAATCCAACGCGCTCGAATTAAAATTAGCGGCTTCTCTCGAACATCGAAAAATCAACATCGACATTGGCTACATGGATTTGGACAAAGTCGTTTTGCCTTCGTATAAACGCGGCCCCTTCAAACTTTATGCGGGGAACGGTCTTTGGCTCGATATGATTTTGCATTATGCGAAAGGAAAATTTCTCCCGACTGCGTGGGCGTTTGACGATTTCAAACGGAATCCGTATGAACACGATTTGCTTTTAATCCGCGAAAAATTCAAG
Proteins encoded in this region:
- a CDS encoding zinc metalloprotease, with product MSEKRKKSSFFTLFWLVWLILPFGVVGCENFGSSTDSPSKLPPFDVRFQLSANDLANNDSAKAHLVSGTLLRVYPNAFYRLSFDIDSLQKAPQLNLFRVVDSHVRNLTRSITPKEENGRWIYEFVCEENEPMYWVTTLERNGDYFRGQVQNVLFEGAGNYSNHFSVNLIVAGEYGGTADSVSADSLAKLLQREFRKNFSPGQIFIDTVYLHRASERIDLATAYPDNEPWLAGKSSEDFFVTELGGWPNSSAEPEIYNALDIVLVHRIEKTAVLGYSMLFSGNFGGGSGSTVVVGTHYRVDSRTEKMQTSEDIVNTAIHESAHFLGLRHTTATTSDIISEEDMSNCEDGIDDTPFCGNILNMKRAAQDSLETTTDYEISTWARPRLFFKEVAHCPDENNPMFPAETLETISSFTPGQLAYIARMLSLYPH
- a CDS encoding DUF4416 family protein; the encoded protein is MALPHQFSENAALIAFVLLPSPEWPAEILSKLTSVFGNIRHLGKLFPFDKTDYYTPEMGSGLFRGVLSFENTVEPQNIGVEKEKSNALELKLAASLEHRKINIDIGYMDLDKVVLPSYKRGPFKLYAGNGLWLDMILHYAKGKFLPTAWAFDDFKRNPYEHDLLLIREKFKKSANKKAGV